A segment of the Labilithrix sp. genome:
CGACGCGAAGGGCGCCGACGACGGCTTGAAGCAGGTCGTGAGCTCCCCCGGCCTCGACCTCGTCGAGTTCAGCTTCGCGCGCGACATGCTCGACGGCGCGCGCGCGCACGTCGGCGGCCCCGTCCCCGAAGTCGGATTGCCCTGACGTCGTGAGCGCCGCGGCTCGGCAGAACATCCGGCGCACGATCGACTGGGGCAGCCTCGCGCCCTTGCGGATCCGCGCGCGGCTCGTCGCGGAGGGGGTCTACGCCGGCGCGCATCGCAGCGCACGCAAAGGCGCTGGCGTCGAGTTCGGCGGGCATCGCGCGTACACGCCGGGTGACGATCTCCGCCACCTCGACATGCGCTCGCTCCTCCGGCACGACCACCTCCTCGTGCGGCAGTTCGAGACGGAGACGGACCGCGCGCTCCGCCTCGTCGTCGACGCCTCCGCGTCGATGGGCTACCGCGGATCGCGCGCGCCCGGCGCGAAGCTCGCGTGGGCCGGCCTCGTCGCGGCGGCGCTCGCGCGCGTCGCGGTCAAGAGCGGCGATCCAATCGGCATGAGCTTCATCGGCGGCTCGAAGGACGCGCGCAACGTCCCCGTCCGCGGCGGGCGCGAGGTCTTCGAGCGTGTCGTCGACGCGCTCGAGGGCCAGGTCGCGGAGGGCGAGGCGATGCACGACCTCACCGTCCTCGACAACGCGATCGGCGCGCTCGCCCGGAACGCGCGGCGCGGCTCCGTCGTCGTCGTGTTGAGCGACCTCCTCGATCTCCCCGCCCCCGCGCCGGAGCGCATCGGCGCGATCGCGACGCGCGGTTGCGTCGTCGTCGTCGTGCAGGTGCTCGACCCCGACGAGGCGGACTTCCCCTTCAACGAGACCGTGCGCCTCAAGTCGCTCGAGGGAGGGATGGTGGTCGAGACCGACGAGGCCGCGCGCGAGCGCTACCTCGCCGCGCTCGCGGCCGAGCAGGCGACCTGGCGCGAGAAGCTCCTCGCTCGCGGCGCGAAGTTCCTCACGATGAGGACCGATCGCGATCCCGTCTCCGCCGTGCGCGCGATCGTGGAGGCGTCGCTGTGACGTTCGTCGCCGTCCTCGCGCTCGGGATCGGGCTCTTCGTCGTCGCGCCGTACCTCGCGCATCGGCTTCGGCGGCAGCGCGCGGACGAGGTGCCGTTCGCGCCGGTGCGGCTCGTCCCGCCGACGCCGCCGCGCGCGCGTCGCCGCTCGCGGCTCGAGGACCGCTCCCTCTTCGCGCTGCGCGCGGCGTCGATCGTCGCGCTCGCGCTCCTCGGCGCGTCGCCGCTCGTGCGCTGCTCGCGCCTCGCGCTCTCCCGCGGAGGAGCGTCGGTCGCGGTCGCGATCGTGCTCGACGACTCGATGAGCATGCGCGCGCGGACGAACGGCGGCGCGTCGCGCTTCGCGCGCGCGAAGAAGGGCGCGGAGGAGATCCTCGCCGCGCTGCGCGACGGCGACGCGGCCGCGATCGTGCTCGCGGGCGCGCCGGCGCGCGTCGGCCTCGCCGCGACGACGGACATCTCCACGCTCCGCGCCGCGCTCGACGGGATGACGGAGAGCGATCGCGCGACCGACCTCGACGGCGCGATCGCGATGGCGCGCACGCTCGTCGGGGAGCTGCCGCAGATCGACCGGCGCGTGATCCTCCTCTCCGATCTCGCGGACGGGAAGCCGGACGCGCCTCCGCTCGGCGAGTCGGCGGACAAGGCGGTCCCGGTCTGGGTCGCGATGCCCGAGCTCGGGAAGGAGGCGGCGACCGACTGCGGGATCCTCTCCGCCGATCGCGCGGGCGGGCGCGTCCGCGTGCGTTTCGCGTGCTCGACCGCGGAGGCGGCGCGGGAGCGCGAGGTCCGCGTCATGGACGGCGAGAAGTCGATCGCGAGCGCGAAGCTCGCGGAGACGGCGCTCGGCGAGGTGATGATCCCGGTCTCCGGGGACGATACGCGCGAGCTCGTCGTAGAGCTCGGCGGCGGCGACGCGATCGCGGCGGACGACCGCGCGGTCGTCGTGTTCGAGTCAGGGCCCGCCGCGCTCGCGGTGGTGGGCGATCGCGCCGACGACGCGGTCACGACCGGCGGCGCGCCGGTGGTGGAGCAAGCGCTCGCCGCGCTCCATTCCGACATGGCGATCCGTCCGATCCCGCAGGCGCCGGATCGAAAGGAGGACACGCAGGCGTTCGCCGCGATCATCGTCGACGATCCGCCGGGCTTCACGCCGGAGCAGCGCAAGTCGCTCGCCGCGTTCGTCGAGCGCGGCGGCGTCCTCGTCCTCGCGCTCGGCCGGCGCGCCGCGTCGGCGCAGCTCGGCGCGACGTTCGAGCCGTTCCTCGCGCGCGCGGTCGGCTTCGCGGAGTCCCCGTCGAAAGGCGCGGACCCCGCGAGCGCGTCGCTCCTCGGCGAGGCCGCGTCGAGCCTCGAGGACCTCGGCGCGAAGGGCCGCGCGACCCTCGCGACGGAGGACCTTCAGTCGTTCGAGGCGGTCGTGCGCTGGACCGACGGCGTGCCGCTCATCGCGCGAAAGCAGCGCGGCCGCGGGGACGTGTGGCTCTCGACGTTGCCGTTCGCGGTCGACGCGAGCGATCTCCCGCTCCGCCCCGGCTTCCTCGCGCTCCTCGACGCGGTGGTCGCGGACGCGCGCGAGCGCTCGGTGCCGCTCCGCGGTGACGTCGGCGCGCCGTGGGCGTTCGGCGGCGCCTCGCGCGTCGAGGCGGACGGGCCGAGCGGGCGCCTCGTCGCGGCGCGCGACGACGGCGCGCTGCGCCTCGTGCCGGCGCTCATCGGACCGTACCGCCTCACCGTCGACGGGACGAAGGAGCTCCGCGTCGCGGCCCCGGCGCCGCGCGAGATCGACCTCCGCCCGCGCGCGGTGGCGCCCGCCGCGACGTCGTCGTCGCTCGGCGGCGGCGTCGCGACGGTGGACGTCTCGTGGACGATCGCGCTCGTCCTCCTCGGCCTCGTCCTCCTCGAGCTCGTCGTCCGCGCGTGGACGCGAGCGCCCGGCGCGCTTGCATAGAGCGCGGGCGGAGCTTAGAACGCGGCGTCATGATGACTCGTGCCGTCCTCGCGCTCGCCCTCCTCGGTCTCTCCGTCGTCGGGTGCGGCGGCGGCGGGAAGTACGGCTACTCGCCGAAGTACATCCCGACCGACTCGGAAGAGGCGGCGCTGAAGGGCGCGCGCGACTACGACCCGGTCATGTACAACCGCGAGCCCGAGGTCTGGCGCAAGGGGACGGTGACGCTCTTCGGCGTCGTCACCGCGCGCGCGCCGGGCAACGGCGGGATGGCGACGGTGGGCCTCAGCGTGCGCCGGCTCGAGCCGCGCAACCTCTGCGAGAACGGCAACGACGACGACACCTGTCGCGTCACCGTGTCGGACAAGGACTTCGGGACCGTGCGCGCGCTCGTGCCGCTGAAGGGCGAGGACGACGTCGGCGAGCACTCGGTCGCGGTCGGCTCGCTCCTCCGCGTCGTCGGCAAGATCGGCGAGGACGTCGACGAGTCGGGGATGCCGGTCCTCCGCGCGAGCTTCTACCGGCACTGGCCGCGCTACTTCTACGTCACGCGCGCCAACGCCGAGACGATGCGCCAGTAGTCGTGCTGCGGCTCACGGAAGAGGGACGCACGATCGTCCTCCCTGCGTTGACGACGGCGCACTCGCACGCGTTCCAGCGCGCGATGCGCGGGCGCGCGCAGCGGCCTTCCGCGACGCCGGGCGACTTCTGGTCCTGGCGCGGCACGATGTACGAGATCGCGAACGCGCTGACGCCGGAGTCGATCGAGGCGATCAGCCGCGTCGCGTACCGCGAGCTGTACCGCGCCGGCGTCCGCACGGTGGGGGAGTTCCACTACGTGCATCACCAGCCGGACGGCACGCCGTACGAGGACCGCACCATCCTCGCCGAGGCGGTGATCCGCGCGGCGAAGGCGGAGGGCCTCCGCATCGCGCTCCTCCGCGTCGCGTACCACCGCGCCGGCCCCGGTCGCGAGCCGGAGCCGGGGCAGCGCCGCTTCTGCGACGCGGACGTGGGCGACGTGATGAAGGACGTCGACGCACTTCGTGTAAAATACAAGTACGACAAGGACGTCCGCATCGGCGTCGCGCCGCACTCGGTGCGGGCGTGCCCCGCCGACTGGATCCGCGAGCTCGCGCGCTTCTCGCTCGATCGCGCGCTCCCGTTCCACATGCACGTCGCGGAGCAGCCGCGCGAGATCGAGGAGTGCCTCGCGGAGACGGGGCGGCGGCCGATCGACTTCCTCGCCAACATCGACGCGCTCTCGACCCGCTTCGTCGCCGTGCACGCGACGCACCTGATGCCGCACGAGGCGATGATCCTCGGCGAGGCGCGCGCGTTCGTGTGCCTCTGCGCGACGACGGAGGCGGACCTCGGCGACGGGCTGCCGGACCTCGCCGCGCTGCGCGAAGCCGGCACGCGCTTCTGCACCGGCGTCGACAGCCACGTCATCACCGATCCGCTCGCGGACCTGCGCGCGCTCGAGACGCTCGGCCGCCTCCGGACGCAGACCCGGGTCACGTTCACGCCGGAGGACGGCACGCCGGCGGCGGAGCTCTGGCGCGCGGGCTCGATCGAGGGCGCGATCGCGTGCGGCTTCGAGGACGACGGCGGCACGCTCCGGATCCCGCGCGATCACCCGTCGCTCGCGCTCGTCGACGACGAGCACCTCCTCGACGCGATCGTCTTCGGCGGCCCGGCGGCGCTGCTGGAAGCTAATAGTTCGCGTTGATTCCCAGCTTGATGGTGTGGAGGATGTCGGTGCCGCCGAACTCGATGATGTGGGCTTTGCCGTCTTCGCTCTTTCCGAGGTCCGTCGTCGCGTAGATGAGGTCGCCCCGATAGCTCGCATCGCCGTAGAGCGTGAAGCGCTCGCCCGCGAAGAAGCGGAGGCGCGCGCCGAGGCCGAGGGAGCCGACGATGGCGCCGGAGTTCGTGTTCACCTTGTTGCTGTCGGCCGGATCGAGGAAGCTCACGCAGCCGGGGGTGGTCGCGCCGAACGGGCAGTCGACGGCCTTGGAGCGCCGCATGATGAACGAGACGGGGCCGCCGCCGAAGTACGCCGCGAGCAGGGCATAAGGGACGATCGTCCCGTGCTTGTTCACCGTGAATTCGCCCTCGAGGCCGCCGAGGTAATAACGCGACGTCGTGAGCTGCGGCGCGGCCTCGTTGAAGTAGGTGAAGCGCTGCTCGTCCGAGCCCGGCGGCGCCTGGTCCTCGAGCTCGTAGAGGAGGCGCGGGAGTCGATAATCGAGATAGCGGAATCCCACGTACGCGACGTTGACGTTCGGATTCCGGAGGAGCCACCCGACGTCGTAGCCGACGTCGACTTGCGTATAGCGGACGCGGAACGGGGATGACGCGAGCTCGGCGCCGGTGTTGGCGTCGAGGTAGCGGAAGTTCCCGGCGTCGAACGACGCGATCCGGACGTTCGAGCGCGCGCCCGTGATCTGGAGACCGAGGTCGAGGAGATCGCTCGTCCGCCGATCGAGGCCGAGCTGGCCGCCGAGCGATCCGGTCTCGATCGAGCCGCCGCTCTTCCATTGCCGATCGGTCTTGTAGCCGGCGGTGATCTTCCCGACCTCCGGGAGCCGGAAGGAGTCGAAGCCGATCGCGAGGTTGGCGTTGGCGAGGAAGATCGGGTCGATCTGGTACTCGCCGCGGCGGAGCCGTCCGGTGTAGTCGTAGCTCTTCTTCTCCTCGCTCGTCTGTTCCTTGATCGACGCGGGCGAGAATATGAGCACGTCGAGGCCGGCGTGCGCGCGGACGTGGAGCCAGCCGAGGGTGATCCCGGCGATGTCGTCGACGAGGCTCTCCTTCAAGAGGTATCCGGCCATCTCGTCCTTCGACTGGTTCACCTGCTTGCCGAGCTTCTCGACCATCTCCTCGAGCACGCGGACGTCCTGCGTGAGCGCGTCCTTCGCCGCCGGGAGCTGCGGGGCGAGCTGGATGAGGGCGCCGGCGGCCGTGACGACGTCCTGACCCGAGCGGATCACCTCCGTCGACTGGTAGATGACGGTCGGGATCATCGCGATCGCCTCGAGGTCGGCGCGCAGCGCCATCGAGAGGATCGTCACGGCGTCACGCGCGGTGGTCGTGCTCGCCGCGACGCTGAGGCGGCCCACGTCTCCGTCGACGATCTTGCTCGCCTGCGCCTGCCGCTCCTTCGCGGCGTCGAGCGCGGCCTCCGCTTGCGTGAGCTCGTACGGCCGCCGCTTCTGCTGCGCTGCGATGTTCTCCCAGTGCTCGACACGTGCGCGCGCCTTCGCCACCTCGTCGGCGCTTCTCATGAACGTGAGCCAGTGCTGCTTCAGCTCGGACGAGCCGAGGGCGTCGAGGATGGAGGGGAGCACGTTCGGCGGCGGCGCCGGCGGCGGTGCGGGAGGCGGCGGCGGAGGAGGTGGAGGCGGTGGTGGAGGCGCGACGGGCGTGGGGGCGTCGGGCGTCTCGGTCGGTGTCGGCGCGCTGTCGGGCGCGCCGGCGTCCGCGTCGTTGCTCGGCGTCGCATCCGCAGGACGCGGCGGCGGTGGCGCGGGAGGCGGCGGCGCGGGAGGCGGCGGCGCGTTCGAGCCGGGCGGTGCAGCAAGCGGCGATGAGCTCGAGCCAGCCGGCGCAGCGAGCGGGAGTGCGCTCGAGCCGGGCGGCGCGGCGAGCGGCGGTGCGCTCGAGCCGGGCGGCGCGGCGAGCGGCGGCGGCGATGCCGGGATCGCGAAGCTCCATGCAGGATGACTGGGCGGGGGGGCGTTCAGCGAATGTGGGCGTTGGTAGCGCTGGCGCGGGGGCGGTTGCCACGTCGGGGCCGTGCGCGGGGGCGGATACGGCTGCTGCCACGTCGGGCGCGGGCGCGTCGGGTACGTCGGACGCGGCGGGTACGTTGGGTACGTTGGGCGCGGCGGCTGGGGAGGTGGAGGCGGCGGCGCGGGCGTGGGCAGCGCTTGGACGGAGCGTGGCGCTTGGTGCTCGAGGACCTTCTCGAGGTGGCGCCGGTAGATCTTCACCGTCGGGATCGCGAAGCGTTCGTTGGCGTATGGGCTGCCGGGCTCACGTCGGATCTCGGCGCGGTATGCCGCGGCCTTGGCCTCGTCGAGCGGCAGGTCCTGCACCCACGGCGTCCCCTCCGCGTACTCCTTCTGCGTGAGCATCTCGTGGACGAGGGCGATCGTCGCGAGGATGTCGTCGGCGCGGTCGGCCACGAGCGCGACGGTGGGGTCTTCGTTCTTGTACTTGTTGAGCGCGGTCACGCTCTGGAACACGTTGCTGCAACCCGTGCTCGCGAGCAGCGACGCGAGCATGAGGGTGACCACGACCGTGCGCGCCGCGGCGCGCAGTCTCTTGCGGAGGCTCATGGGTGGTCCTGGGCTTCAGAGCGCGCCGCAGGCCGGCGTCACGGTCTTCTCGAGGTTGTCGAGCGGGTGATAGCTGCCGTCGTCCGTCACTACCGCGTGGCTCGAGAGGGCGACGACGTTCGGCAGGCCGATGTTCGTCGCGTGGGGTTCGTAGCGCGAGCCCCAGCACCACGCGGCGCCGGAGCGAAGCGCGCAGAGGAGGAAGTCGCCGCCGACGATCTTCGTCGCGTCGGCCAGCGGTGCGCCGCCGGGACCGAGGACGACGATCGGGTTCGGGCAGTGCGACGTCGTACCATCGTTCCCGCACATGCCGTTGACGTTCGAGCCCCAGCACTTCACCTGCCCCCCGTCGATCGCGCACGTCGTGCCGTGGGTGAGCGCGACCATCGTCGGGTTCGTGAGGCCGACGACCTTCGCCGGGTACTGCCTCTTCGCCGTGTCGCCCTGCCCGAGGTTGTAGTCTCCGTTTTGTCCCCAGCACCACACCTCGTTCGCCGCGGCGCCTTGGACGACGGCGCATGCGTAGTTGGTCGAATAGGCGATCTGCTTCACGCCGGTGAGCGGCGACGCGCCGTCGGTCGTGATCTCCTGCGCGTACGACGACGTGAGCGTGCTGCCGTTGGCGGTGAGCCACGTCACGTCGCCCCAGCAGTAGGCCTTCGCGTCGGCGCCGACGACGCACGTGGCCTCGTTGCCGTAGTAGGAGCCCGCCGCGTTCCCGGCCGCGGCGACGCCGGTGAGCGGCGTCCCCGCCGCGCGGAGCACGCGCGACGCGCGGAGGATGGGACCGGTGTCTCCCTTCGTCCCGTTCCCGAGCTGCCCGTTGGCGTTCGAGCCGCTCTCTCGCGTCCGCCAGCAGCGGAGGCTCCCGTCGGAGGTCACCGCGCAGCCGTGGTTCCTGTCGTCCGAGATCGACGTGACGTTCGCCAGCGTCGCCCCGCTCTCCGCGTCGACGATGCTCGTCGTGCCGTCGGCGAGGAGGACCTTGCTGTCGCTCCGCAAGGCATAACCGCCGTAGACGTCCTTGATGCAACCGGCGCCGCCGGGGGTCGTGCCGTCCGGGCCCGGGACGCCGCCCTCGCTCGGGTCGGTGACGAGCGGGCTGCCGTCCGGCGACTCCCCCGCGTCGCTCGGATTGAGCTGCAGCGGCGTCGACGACTCGGCCTGACACCCCCACGCGCAAGCGCCGATCACCCCGATCGCCGCCGCCCCAAGCCAACGCACATCCATCCCCATCTGCATCTCCCCGATCGCGCGATCGATAAATAGGTAAAATAGGACCTAGTTATCTCACGCATAGACATCGGCACGACGGCGCGTCAACGACAAATTCGCGCGAGATGACGAAGAACGGCCCGGCGCGCGCGAGCCGTCTCGCGCCGGGCGCGGGCCGATCTCTCAGCGGTAGTGCTTTTCGATCGCGAAGAGGTCGAGGTCGCCGAGGCCCTCGCTCACGGCGCTCTCGAGGTCGGCGATGATCGCGCGGACGACCGGCAGCTTGAGGCTGCACTCGTGCTGGAGCTGCACGTTGAGCGCGGCGTCCTTCAGCGCGAGGGCGAGCGAGAACTCGGAGGTGAAGTCGCGCGCGAGCAGCTTGTCACGCTTGCCGACGTAGCTCGGCGTCGCGAAGGCGCCGGTCGTGAACGCGTCGAGGAGGATGTCGCGCGCGAGCCCCGCCTTCTCGCCGAGCGCGAGCATGCTCGCGAAGGCGACGAAGTGATGCGCGCCGACGCCGTTGAGGACGACCTTCAGCGCCTGGCCCTGGCCGATCGGGCCGGCGTGGATCACCTTCTTGCAGAGCGCGTCGAGCACTGGCCGCGCGCGCTCGACCGATCGCACCGCGCCGCCGACGAGCGCGACGAGCTCGCCGCGCGCGGCGGGACGCACCGAGCCGCTCACCGGCGCGTCGACGAACCGCGCGCCGCTCGCCTCGATCCGCTTGCCGAGCGCGATCGCGGCCCGGCGCCCGATCGTCGCCATGTCGACGATGACCGGGCGCAACGCGCGCTTCTCCTTCGCGATCGCGGCGAGGATGCCGTCGGGCCCGTCGAGGACCGCCGCGAGCGCGTCGGCGTCCGCGAGCATCGTGACGATCACGGCCGCGCCCTGCACGCAGTCGCCCGGCGACGCGCCGACCGACGCGCCGGTGAGCGTCTTCGCCGTCGTCGCGGTGCGGTTCCACACGCGG
Coding sequences within it:
- a CDS encoding DUF58 domain-containing protein yields the protein MSAAARQNIRRTIDWGSLAPLRIRARLVAEGVYAGAHRSARKGAGVEFGGHRAYTPGDDLRHLDMRSLLRHDHLLVRQFETETDRALRLVVDASASMGYRGSRAPGAKLAWAGLVAAALARVAVKSGDPIGMSFIGGSKDARNVPVRGGREVFERVVDALEGQVAEGEAMHDLTVLDNAIGALARNARRGSVVVVLSDLLDLPAPAPERIGAIATRGCVVVVVQVLDPDEADFPFNETVRLKSLEGGMVVETDEAARERYLAALAAEQATWREKLLARGAKFLTMRTDRDPVSAVRAIVEASL
- a CDS encoding BatA and WFA domain-containing protein → MTFVAVLALGIGLFVVAPYLAHRLRRQRADEVPFAPVRLVPPTPPRARRRSRLEDRSLFALRAASIVALALLGASPLVRCSRLALSRGGASVAVAIVLDDSMSMRARTNGGASRFARAKKGAEEILAALRDGDAAAIVLAGAPARVGLAATTDISTLRAALDGMTESDRATDLDGAIAMARTLVGELPQIDRRVILLSDLADGKPDAPPLGESADKAVPVWVAMPELGKEAATDCGILSADRAGGRVRVRFACSTAEAAREREVRVMDGEKSIASAKLAETALGEVMIPVSGDDTRELVVELGGGDAIAADDRAVVVFESGPAALAVVGDRADDAVTTGGAPVVEQALAALHSDMAIRPIPQAPDRKEDTQAFAAIIVDDPPGFTPEQRKSLAAFVERGGVLVLALGRRAASAQLGATFEPFLARAVGFAESPSKGADPASASLLGEAASSLEDLGAKGRATLATEDLQSFEAVVRWTDGVPLIARKQRGRGDVWLSTLPFAVDASDLPLRPGFLALLDAVVADARERSVPLRGDVGAPWAFGGASRVEADGPSGRLVAARDDGALRLVPALIGPYRLTVDGTKELRVAAPAPREIDLRPRAVAPAATSSSLGGGVATVDVSWTIALVLLGLVLLELVVRAWTRAPGALA
- a CDS encoding formimidoylglutamate deiminase, whose product is MRLTEEGRTIVLPALTTAHSHAFQRAMRGRAQRPSATPGDFWSWRGTMYEIANALTPESIEAISRVAYRELYRAGVRTVGEFHYVHHQPDGTPYEDRTILAEAVIRAAKAEGLRIALLRVAYHRAGPGREPEPGQRRFCDADVGDVMKDVDALRVKYKYDKDVRIGVAPHSVRACPADWIRELARFSLDRALPFHMHVAEQPREIEECLAETGRRPIDFLANIDALSTRFVAVHATHLMPHEAMILGEARAFVCLCATTEADLGDGLPDLAALREAGTRFCTGVDSHVITDPLADLRALETLGRLRTQTRVTFTPEDGTPAAELWRAGSIEGAIACGFEDDGGTLRIPRDHPSLALVDDEHLLDAIVFGGPAALLEANSSR
- a CDS encoding NAD(P)-dependent oxidoreductase — encoded protein: MSAKKGNTQRTGRSMTPQAPKKPSVAPKKTTIPPRSRGHTDLLPPPMPKPAVAFLGLGAMGRPMAGRLLDLGFPLRVWNRTATTAKTLTGASVGASPGDCVQGAAVIVTMLADADALAAVLDGPDGILAAIAKEKRALRPVIVDMATIGRRAAIALGKRIEASGARFVDAPVSGSVRPAARGELVALVGGAVRSVERARPVLDALCKKVIHAGPIGQGQALKVVLNGVGAHHFVAFASMLALGEKAGLARDILLDAFTTGAFATPSYVGKRDKLLARDFTSEFSLALALKDAALNVQLQHECSLKLPVVRAIIADLESAVSEGLGDLDLFAIEKHYR